atgtacttataagtatgtgctaagaatattcgataaatgtatattctaagaataaacttttacaaatattccgagttactacgtacacgaatgtactaagtatattcggtacgagaatatatactttaaagtatatgcaaagaacatgaaatttataatgttttttaaggtacatgctatgcttgtactaaaaagaatatactccgaccaGAGATGGGCATCGACACGTCGACACAGACGTGTCGACAATGTCGAGAACGtgtcaacaatgtcgacaatgtcaGCAACGTGTCCATAATGGAAAAAAgtgaggttatgttatgaaattaTTCAGTTGTAAACTTTGAATGTGATCTGATCTGATCAGAATCAAAATGAGTGgcagaaaactgaataaaaactaTGATATATTATCATTCAAAGTATCTCTCAGACTTCTAAAAATGCCAGCCTCCTCAGCTCAAATCGAGAGACTCTTTTCAAATTGGGGACACATTCACAGTCTGATAAGAAATAGATTAACGTTCACTAATTCCAAGAAATTGGtacatatttatgtttcattAAAGGGAGAGTATCCTGATAAAAATAGTTATGACCTGGACGAGGAAGAAATTGTAGATATGGACGGGGAAAGTACAACTATTTGATGTATTATTGGTTAAATGTTTTCTTTGGTTAAAAATTAGCAAAACCGCAAAATGTTGTAATGTTTTTATTATGCAGTCTCTGCCAAAGCACGAAGAGATTCAACACTGTTTCAGtaattattatactataattattataataaagagttagtaaaatttaaaaaaaagtaaacgaAATGTTAGGAAACAAGGTAAGGTTTCAATGTACTGAGATATGTTTGATTGTGGTTTTGAATCTTACCTCGTTTACTGACGTTTAGGTTtacgtttctttttaatttttttaaacctttcTGTAAATGTTACGAGTTTACGAGTAacgatagaaaattaaaaatctatgaaaatttgttttgctggttttttctggttttgCATCTATATGGTAATATTTTAGATTCATTACATTGCATTACTCTATCATGAGGTTTGCACATAATAAATTGTCTCTATATGAATCTATTTAAAATTCATTTACACTTGAAAAACCTGCAATCAAACAATTATGGAATATCCTATGAATTTGACAATCGCAAGTTAATAGTGAGGTTAAAAGTTTCAAAAGTTTGAGATTATTTGGTCTCTTTGCAACTTGTTGAAACATTAATGCATACTTTTTCAATAAGTCAGCGCAGCCAGATTAACCTAAAATTTCAAATTAGTGCGCACGGAACGTCATTCTGATCGTTTGCTAATTGTCGACATACTCGACATTGGCAACAACTTTAAATCACTCGACATCGACATGTCGACAATCGAATTGTCGACATGACATTATCGACACCGCCCATCCCtgactccgacgaatgttggtagtatatgcttagaacatgatacgaacatcattgttatatgggtagttgtcgaggcattagctaaacaagaaaaaaaaagttcgaaatcgtaacaataatctagtgttgctaaaCTACAAtgttagtaactgtcaactccgataaatagggcttttcattcacagtcatttgtttcgagcttctgtcatatgtcacataatattaatatatctacgacatacgttattggtatatacaataatacaaaccaaagacgtatgacgtagatatattaatattttgtgacacatgacagaagctcgaagcaaatgacaatcgttgaaaagccctattggctccgtgcgtctcccctctacttacagtcacgtgacacgctgtcagattttgtcaggatGTTTTAACATTGAgccttatgggattattttgttaaacttgaatattttatattgtagtgataataaccgaatacaattgttagaattcattagttattaatttatactgtaatttatagtgcaacaaaaatattttctttttcgttaataaagatttattgacatataaactgcgatagtgaagttatgtaggtatacaaaattaaactgataatcaatattggaaagtgaaaaatttatatcagattaagtgcgtttttattttctgtttatattaatacataatatcattAGCGGGACacggaattttttttaaatgtcccagttaaacatacacaaagcgtcctgataaaatttcaaaaaaccgccaccatgagcaggtcggtcgattttgctttgacactttgttaacgctcagagcgaatataatttgagtattttcattttttttttcgacaacaCAATGTTAGCACCCTTTGCaagaatttattttattaagtgtTATGGAATTCGAGCTATTTCGTACCGACATGCGAATGAAATGTTCAATGAAAAATGTCCAGATGTCAGTCGCGTTACGCGGAATGGATTGAAGAAACTGATAAAGAAATTCAGTAAGATATAGGATATACATACAATTGGCTACGAAATTAAGaaggttttgaaaaactttaatttttttttcgttttatggggttttagaacaagcaaaacttttatCAAGAAttacatttttcgctaaaattgaaaataaaaaagttttttcttcttgggcaccccatccgtggatacactgtattaactcaacaaaatatgaaaatgctaaccaaaataaactaaaaaataggttctctcgatctgcagtcgaacgctctaccactgaaCTAAATTCGCTATGTTTATATTGGATTACAAGATTTCCCGGACATAGTGACAAACACACATTGAAATACATTTGCAGAGTAACTTTGAGATTGAAAGGAGGCTTTGGTACTATACATAATGAAAGACTTACCAGAACAAGAGACACAATTAAAATACAATGAAAGAAACGTCTTATTCGCAGGCCCGCGGTACCAACAAGATAGTTCTACTTTTCCTGAAAGATACGTCTACAGACGTATTATTAGTACAGGAATACAGTAACATATTGATGGATGGTATGCACAGAATAAATATTAACGGGTTACGCATTCAAAACACAAAGTTAAGATGGATAGTGCCAGGAATTGCACAAATACATGTGCTAAGGATGAAGAATTCCTTTTGCCCGAATAGAAAATTCGAAAATATATCATAGGCACAAAATAGGTATATAAAGGTATAAGAGGAAATGTAATATAGGTACAGACACAAATACAGCTTCGAAAGAAACGAAttcttctttaggtaccgtcTCCTCTAAGGAGGCTGGTAttaatcatcacagctatttttaCTTTTGAGATTGCAGCTCTGAACAAAGTCGACGGAACTCCAATTATACCACTTTCAACAGATTCAATTATACCACTTTCAACAGATTGTTGAGCCAGGAGATTCGTCTTCTTCCAAAACTTCGTTCTCCCTGCATTATAGTTTGTAGCAACACAAACGaatataagaacaaaaattaccGAAATACAAATGAATATGAAAGACATGATCCGAGGATGTATCGTGATAGAACTATATTTCAAAGAAATAGAGCAGCATGGCAAGCTCAACAAGGAAGAAATAATAATCAATGAATACATTTAAGATATGTACCACAGAGGCAGAGCGAGAGCATATTTCGCAACGCATGAGCTACAAACGAATTTAGTACCTGTGAAAGTGGAAGGAAAAGGAGGACCGGTGAGATGATGCGCGtcctggttgaaaatttaaaaaaagaggTGTAGAAAAACAGCAATACagctgttgttctgaagctatttccttgtggcatttttataataattaactatttagatgggaaataagccacaattaaattgaaaaaaataattttattaacgtttcgacgcccaaatcgggtgtcgtcaaaatacaaaattcagattagattttgtattttgacaacgacaaccgatttgggcgtcgaaacgttaataaaattatttttttcaattgaattgtggcttatttcccttcTAAATAGTTAGCAATACGCTTCAGAACCGCTGCAGACAGAGTAAAATTGGCCATGATGATTGGCTTAAAGGATATGACGAAGACAAAAAAACtacaacaaaatttaaaaactgtttaattttattataaagatttctttataaaatttcaataaaatattaagaaacgACATCACCCATTAACACTCCATGGGAGTCTAAgcatgattttcaaaattaaaaaaagcttCAGAGCTTGTGTAAAAGTTATTTTCTATTTGGTATAATAAAGTAGGTATTAATCTATTAAGACCCGGTCTgaaccctaacaacacaaaacattccaggaatgtactaccaaagttctatcaatatttgaatgtcctggccattcagggaacattcggtgaacatctgattaaattattcctggaatgttaccataagacattctgtgaacatactacaaatgttcctatattttaagctGCCAAATAAATACTTGTAACGATATAACATTACTTACAACAGAAACTTGTGCAAAAACGAAGACATTcgtggaatgttccaacaagacattcagtctaaaaaaatatactgtgaatgtccaaagaacattcgtagacattcatggaatgttccaacaagacattcaaggaatgtttaaaatgctgacacagaactttcctgggactttccagggacattcgtgtgcttttggggacattccaggaatgttttcaatgtcctgtgtgtaccttcaggaacattcctggaatgttttgtgttattagggaagTTTATCTCACatatttacatgtaatctgccagataaacttcccgataactatttgttcggaggtgaaaagaccgggccttaatTAATAACTAAtagtgtatttttttaaattagatccTTGAAACACCTTTTACACTAAAGGTACGTATACATATGTGCGCCACTCGCGCGCAGCATGTTTGTTAAATTGTGTGCGCGATCAACTTTTGTCGGTTTTTCAACGAATCCTATGATGGtccgcaatacgtatttggacgggtttgcgaaaTGTTTGTTGGTTCTGGCGAGCCTGAGTTGATTATTTGTTAATAATGGAGTatggaaatcgttatcaaaataaaCAACATTCATATATATTCACAAATATAATATTACCTACcatattaaacaaattttgtttttgttgcttggtaaaaaattcttctaataatttaattttatctgaatCATTCATACTgaaaattcaaacaaatattttacattttaaagATGGCTTTAAAATTATATTACCAATGTTCCTGCGGATGaatttattgaaatatttattcGATTATATTATGAAATCAACTTTAATTTAAAGCGAagaaaaattatagcatgtgatttgtctttaaaaagacaccACATGCAATGATTACAGTGAAATTCTcctgttagtgattccatagtaaataacgaggaaaaaacctcgtgatgcTATCTCGACGTGGTAAACACTTGGTCTTTAGTTTACTCTTTACTGTCAAAATCAACACCAAacgtttgaaatattttagagatatttttagATTCAAactcaaattgtggcttattcctacATAAAATAGTATCTAAATTCGATAAGATGaaacaagaaaatagcttcagaacaatacaaaataagattagtaGAGATACAGGacagacatgattatctacaattactaaatgttttaaatttaaattgtacCTTAAGGTTTttggaagctaggacaaataatcccggacaaaaaagccacacaaattatccctggacaaaaaattccAGGACAAAAAATCCTCGCAAAAAATTCCGGagaaaaaatccccaagaaaatATTtcttgctgccgaatagttctctaaaagttttcccgtgaatgcaatcgactcAAATATTTTTCAGAATCAGTGCTACAGagttatagcaatcgccatgaaactgcacgaaaataatgattagcagtTAATATTTAGTCCAATAAAtaaccgttttggagtgtaattttcaggggcaactccgaattgcatgaacatttggatttaggttctatttaccctccacttctaagttgaatttgtgccgttggttgcttttacttggggggtgacagtcgccccttctcggggatgaaaaaacatgcgttcaagataagcccggaaatggataaattgacttgaTTATAAGCAACGTTCGTTCTAtgaagttttttacgtaagtcaatacttttcgagatacttgcaattaaaaatgtttatttatcgacaaaaaactacattttcagacggttttccgcaaataactcaaaaagtaaatattttatcgaaaaaaacaatCTTagaaaaagtgtagcttataaaaagactaaaaaaatggtgtatccgTTAAGTCTATAAaccgagtaaaagcaaagttgtagctcatggaaaatacgttcttattcgtctaattccaaatcgaatatttcaacatgaatTCGCCGAACAATTAAGCAATTCTCTAGAAAAACtgattaacattttttaaagtgtttaaaaaggcTTTAtggctttatttttatgtttacaaaagtttctagcatcaaatacaaatgacttacgctgaaaaaaaaaagttggccccttttctggtaaaaaaatcgtgaaaatctccctcatttagcaccgtaaataaaattaatcgttaccgctttaccatttactttaaatgtatgtatattttttatatgatctgtaagtttgaccggtttgaaCTGCTTATTTTGGAAAGAATTAGGTTGTATAGTAAAAAGATAGTTTCtaaaaattttggcaaaatttCCTTTTTTTCGAAAACATTTAGTAAGGTGAAAACACATGTAGGGTTTGCTGTTATAAATATGAGTTTCATTTTgcttttctgtaagacaaaaattggttagaATAAGGCTATTCAAAGTTTGCGTACACTCGTGTATACGAgtgtgactcgttcaagccctttaaaGTATAacactttcaaaaataagcactttaaaccagtgaaactgacagatcatataataGAAAAGTAAAGTAAAttatttgtaaagcggtaacgattaattttattttggagcTAAACAAGGGgagattttcattatttttttaccaagaaaaggggccaactttattttgagcgtaactcgctcaTTTTAACGccagaaacttttataaacaattaaaatgaaGCTTTTTTGAAAAAGTTTAAACGGAttttttccgaaaagtgcttaatttttcgatgatttcacgttgaaatattcgatttggaactaTAGTTTgcttttaaaccaagaggagtgattcaaatttaacgcgctgtaatgcttgtttgtaattggtccaaccgcaaaCAAGTTTACTGCACTGTTATAAAaatttgacactaatgacatttatcaaatcttGACAttactggcatttcataggttaattaagttatatcggcacttttttgtgttttctgtgttattcctttaatttttagatttttacaTTGCTTTATATAAATAGCAGTCGTTTTTATTACTCTTTAGCgacatattattatttaatatttatggattaccgttgaaagccgacatgatcaaccaaaaaagaagatgtatttggtgacttttctagggTGTgaatgtctttttagtttactcctcttggttaaaaaataaaccatagaCGACTAACAACGTATTTTgcatgagctacaactttacgTTTACTCGGTATATAGACTGATACACCatgtttttagtttttttataagctacacttttgctaagaatattttttcgataaattatttactttttgagttatttgtggaaAACCGTTGAAAAAcatagttttttgtcgaaaaataaacattttcaatcgcaaatatctcgaaaagtattaacttacataaaaaactcaatagaacaaaagcttataatcagtcaatttatccatttccgggcttatatTGAACGAatgtttttttacccccgagaagaggtcactaccaccccccaagtaaaagcaaccaacggcacaaattcaactttaaagtggagtTTCCCCTGAAACTCaacaattcggagttgcccctgaaaattacacggtatcgccgtattgcccgttcatttactgggctataagcataaattgtaatttcgattatcAAATTTTGAACTCCAATTCCATTTCGaaatttacatgacaaaagagtgtgagttttttcaaaagtcgtggaagatatggggaatgagctaaggctgtgggaatcatgtaaTATTCGCTCAAATCTTTTGCTCAGACTGATTTaaataactatgttcaaaacattgcctcTTCGTGATGTTAACTGCTGGTCCTGAAAATGATAATCTTaattgtaatgcaaaaaaaccTGCTTCTTTTtgtaaaggacaccgcacacatcttttGGAAAATAGAATGTCAATGaaatgcaataaaatttacataaatAGATTCCTCTCTAAATTAATATCATTTCATATCATTGAGCCAAGTCTGAATTTTTTATAACGgaataaattgatataaataaatctaaaatcaaatgatAGTGTAGGGAGTTAGAGAGAGATATACATAAGTTACTTAAGTTAAGACCTatataagttagagagagaaaaggAATTTTGTGAATAAGTCTTTTGTTTATCATCACGAATAGGCAATGTgttgaacatagttattcaaagcagagtgagcaacagatttaagcgaataattacaacataATTCCCACAGCTTTAACATATTGCCATATTTTCCATGATTTTTGAAAAACTcgcactcttttgtcatgtaaaatttgaagttttcggcatggaattggaatgcgaaatttggtaatcgaaattacaattcatgcttaatgttaattgctaatcattattttcgtgccgaaaagcggtttcatggcgattgctatagcTCTCATgaactgaggctgaaaaacattttaGTCGTTTGCATtctcgggaaaacttttagagaactgtTCGCAGCAAATATTTTTTGGGGATTTTTGTCCGCAATTTTTTTGTGAGgctattttgtccaaaaaattttgtggtgattatttgtccgggattttttgtggggattctTTGGccggagattatttgtccgggaattttttgaGGGGGTTTTTTGTCCAGGAATAATTGGTATGGATTTTTTGTCCTCCGACCACGGTTTTTGTCCAGTACATAAGTACTGATAATTCTCTTTTTGAAAAGACTTGTTGAGAAAATGACATTTCACACTTTTAAGATTGTTCTCCAGTATGCATTTTTAAATGACTTTTCAAGCCATATCTtcgagtaaactgcttaaaacaaatttcacacttgtatggtttttctccactGTGCATTCTCATATGTCGTTTTAACTGACTTGAATcggaaaactgcttaaaacaaatttcacacgtgtacggtttttctccagtgtgcactctcagatgttttttcaaattacttgttacagaaaactgctttaaacaaatttcacacttgtaaggcgtttccccagtgtgcaatctcaaatgCGTTTCCAAATGAACTTtttgagaaaactgcttaaaacaaatttcacacttgtaataTTTTTCTTCAGTATGTGATCTCATATGCTCTGCTAAATAATATTTTCGAgcaaactgtttaaaacaaatttcacacttgtacggagTTTCCCCGGTGTGCAATCTCAAataatgtgttttcaaattacttgctgaagtgaagtccttataacaaatttcacacttgtaaggagTTTCTCCAGTGTGTttcactctcaaatgtattttcaaagaaCTTGCTTGGATAAActgtttcaaacaaatttcacaagtgtaaggcttttctccagtgtgcactttcaaatgtgttttcaacGTAATTGCTtgaataaattgcttaaaacaaatttcacacttgtaaggtttttctgcagcgtgcactctcaaatgtactttcaaatggCCTGCTTgggtaaactgcttaaaacaaatttcacacttgtaaggtttttccccagtgtgtgtTTTCATATGTCGTTTCAAAGAACCTGCATGGCTAAGTTGCTTacaacaaatttcacattgataAATAGAACTTTTTAATGTTGTTTCTTTAGTATTTGCACTTATTTGTTGTTCTGTAGGGCATGCAAGTTCACTTTTCATGATTTCCATTCCATTCTGAGAAAAccctaaaataaaaataaaagctaTAAAATTTTTGTATGCATAAACTACAGGATAaaacaaagagtaataaaatttagtaagaaaaaatatatattataatataaatatatataaaaaaatatacttctttcacttctttcaaaaatataattGAATCGGTCGTTTGAGAAACCCGACATGTCCACAAAAGCAACGTTGTGGAAAAGTACAAAAAACATCTCGGGTTGCCGGGTTTCTCTTGATTCAGTAAAATTTCTCAACTCTCTAGGCTCATTTAGAATGTTAAACAGGGTCATGCTTCTCTTAAAACATCTGACTCTATATCTAATGCTACGTGTCCATGTGAGAGCAAAATTCTCGAGAGTAATATCTCTCACGTAGACAAAGATTTGAAAGTTACTTGCTGCGAGTTAATACGTTACTATCCGACAGTAACTCACAACGACAGCTAGAGCACGTGGTCACGGAACCGACCGCCTCTCGATAGTGGATTTGCAGAAGTCGAATCAATTTCGTATAGTTGAGAGTGCTCTTAGGAAAAACATGGCGAAAAACTGGAGAAAAGATGAATAGTGTGAATAGATACAGAGCtacaaagaaaaccaaattttGTGGAATACTCGGTCTACAAGCTCCAAAAATCAAGAGAAGAAACAGGCACTTCTGAAAAAATTGTCTGTTCAATTTAGTTGTAGTGTGGAAAAACTTAGAGAAAATTGCACAATGTACGAAGTCAAGTAAATTTACAAATAATTCCTCTGTTTGATATAATTTACTTctgaatttgttaatagaggtATCCAAAGAGTTAAAGAAAATTAAATAGAAAAAAGTAGCGCAGCGCAGGTACCGGTGAAAATTATATTATGTCATAATAATTTTCTTTACGTAATGAAGTTTCTTTACGTAATGCCTTGAAGTTTTTAATTCCTACACTGATACCAAATCAAACTGAATCAAACATAAATGAGTCTTCATAAATTCATCCCTTGAGTCCAAGATCGGACTGGCTCataatagagagttattgccaaagTCTTTAAAGtcgacctgtaataaaagatcctttattttgacatataagcatgcgcagtattgcgtcttttatttttgtcctttaataaaatacaggccgcctgtatttaaggaaaattagaggacaccttccttttaataaaagttcctttattttgacataacgtgtcaaaaatgtgaagaaaggtctaacttcacttgtattttgaatttatcatgtcgcttctttggattgataaatttatgtattgtgggattgatatttgattaaactttcatcattaaagttgtatgttgggttttatttattaaaaacaactctaagtaatattctgagatatagatattgatgttttgacccaaacgaatatagaaaagaacattttattgaagcttgagttattacaagaagttgtaaaaaggaatattatgtaaataattttaaagtgttactaattacaatgatcagacataaaatatcagtaactcatttattaaactaaatatattttacatttttctatagaaataaatatttattgaagatagaggtaatttcaataaattttaatgaaggttacgatttgttaaaattctagattcaaaatagagttcaattcaacagatatataacaacaggttaataaaataaaacaaaggttcaagtatttatttttgaaaatttaattttttatagattagaatctataaagtttttaatcaaaagtattaatacactttcattttcatgccatcttcttttggttcctatccgtttcgaatgttggaaatcatatagcaatcataaccttgctagctgcgattcgaaacagttccattgatattctccctctaccaggtgttcgcttacctttgactctaccttgcaatatgtactgcagcagggagtaacggtgttGATTTctcatatgtgtcccagatactgtaTGCAGTgttatgcgtttaatggtaaacacaatctccaattccttcttcattcctccttgttcgtgatccatttcatgccatcagtatttgtttatttaaacactgcaaaaaaattagtaaaaaaccagcataaagcttaattcttctattatctttttgactatcgggaagtttatccgaCATATTAGGGATTaggtcttttcattttcagataactaattattgggaagtttatataacagtatccttagtatctgtcttttcagctccggataactagttaacgggaactttttctctgtcagatatatattagtatctaatctgtcagataaacttcctgataactagttatccagaggtgaaaagagagggccataatggataaaagatcaaacACCAATAGcatgtatatttttataaatgtattatttaaaacctgctaatgatcatagtcaccaatatatttatatttatttataaatttattaacaaactgcagtccaataaaaataaaattagtttaagctagctttaaatgtcgaacaatatatttaaacaaacacacacacacacacacacacacacacacacacacacacacacacacacacacacacacacacacaatttagtcgcattagattagctcctggttgaaaatgtactgccacagcttctatatcaatatcaacagcacactctaatgccagtatttcaacgttttctctattatctactgcaatatgtaaaactgaacaagctgatattattctttgaa
This genomic window from Diabrotica virgifera virgifera chromosome 1, PGI_DIABVI_V3a contains:
- the LOC114346134 gene encoding zinc finger protein 93-like — protein: MEVIKPEISEETCKVEIENNGLDDGNTYIALLNSYEIKEESNLESTDYSLDCVDLKEFPTKTEIEQDGSTLICFKEEKQRTKEGFSQNGMEIMKSELACPTEQQISANTKETTLKSSIYQCEICCKQLSHAGSLKRHMKTHTGEKPYKCEICFKQFTQAGHLKVHLRVHAAEKPYKCEICFKQFIQAITLKTHLKVHTGEKPYTCEICLKQFIQASSLKIHLRVKHTGETPYKCEICYKDFTSASNLKTHYLRLHTGETPYKCEICFKQFARKYYLAEHMRSHTEEKYYKCEICFKQFSQKVHLETHLRLHTGETPYKCEICLKQFSVTSNLKKHLRVHTGEKPYTCEICFKQFSDSSQLKRHMRMHSGEKPYKCEICFKQFTRRYGLKSHLKMHTGEQS